The genomic stretch GATTCGCCGTCGATGAGGAACAGCCGATCGACACTCTCGCCATCGAATCCGGGGTAGCCGACAAGCAGTTGGACAGCCTCCACCGTGTCAAGGCCAGCCGCGACGAGAGGGCTGTGCGACGGTCGCTGGCGGAGCTGCGCCGGGCTGCTGCCACCGATGAGAACCTCATGCCCTTCCTTCTGTCTTGTGTCAAGGCTTACGCGACCCTGGGAGAAGTCTGCGAGGAGATGAAACAGGTGTTCGGTACTTACGAGGAGCCTGTCTTTTAGGTCGAAACGGTAGCCGCCGACATGTGGGAGCCCGATGTCGAGCCCAATCCCAGCCATGAGTGAGAAGCCCATACGGGTCCTGGTGGCCAAGCCCGGCCTGGACGGCCACGACCGCGGGGCCAAGATCATCGCCCGGGCGCTTCGAGACGCCGGGATGGAAGTGATCTACAGCGGTCTTCGCCAGTCTCCCGAGCAGATCGTCAACGCAGCCCTGCAGGAAGACGTGCACTGCATCGGACTCTCCATACTCTCGGGTGCCCACAATGTGATTCTTCCCCGCATCACCGGACTGTTGCGGGAAAAGAAGCTGGACGACGTGCTGGTGGTCGCCGGAGGCATTATCCCCGATCAGGACATCCCCAAGCTGAAGGCGGGAGGGATCTCTGAAATCTTCCTGCCCGGAACCTCTACTCAGACGATCATCAAGTACATCAAGGAAAACTGCGGGGCAGCGTCGGATTAGCCGGTGAATTTCTCAGCAAAACAGCAACTTTCCTTCAAACCCTGCCATCACACCCCAAGGGTTGACCCTCGGAATTCCGGTCGGTAGAATCGCGGCTAAGGCATCAGGCAGGAGGTTTCCAGCGATGAAGATGGATGGGCATGCGGGCAGGTTTCTGTTTTTCATGGGAGTGTTTCTCTTGGGCGCGTCCGTCACTGCGGATCAGATCCGCGCTCAGAGTCTCCCCGTCAATCCCACGCTCAAGAAGAAGATCAGGGACGACGTCGACAACCTGGTGGTAAACGTTGAACTCGTCAACGTCCTGTTCACCGTCACCGATCGCAAGGGACGCCTGATCACCGATCTGCAAAGGCCCAACTTCAAGTTGTACGAAGACAACAAACTGCAGGAAATTACCAATTTTTCTCGCGAAACCGATCTCCCACTGACCATTGCCGTTCTGATTGACACCAGCACGAGCATCACCGACCGATTCAAGTTCGAGCAGGAGGCGGCAATCGAGTTTCTTTTTCAGACCCTGAGGCCCCGCAAGGACAAGGCTCTGCTGATTACGTTCGACTCTGCCATTGAGCTGGTTCAGGATTTCACCGACGACCCCCAATTGCTGGCGCGGTCCATCCGGCGCATACGACCCGGTGGAGGAACCAAGCTACTGGACAGCATCTTCCTCACTTGCCAGGAAAAGCTGAAAGCCGAACCGGGCAGCACCAGAAAGATCATCATTCTCATCAGCGATGGAGACGACAATCTCAGCATACAAAACCTGGCCTCAACCTTGGAGATGGTCCACCGTTCAGATGTCTCGATCTACGCCGTCAGCACCAACTCCAGCGGTTTCTTCAGCATCAAGGCGCCCAAGTCGGACAAGCTCCTCCGGCGCCTGGCGCGGGAAACGGGAGGGCGAGCCTTCTTCCCCTTCAAATCGGAGGAATTAAGCGAAAGCTTCGCCAATATCGGCACCGAACTTCGCAGCCAGTACTCTCTCGCCTATCGATCCTCGAATACCGCACGAGACGGTTCTTTTCGCTCCATCAAGATCAAGACCAACCGCAAGAGGCTGAAGGTGAAATCCCGCAAGGGATACTACGCCTCCCGGAGTTCCGGCTAGGTTGGAATCCTGCCCGAATCTCATCCGCTTCCCTTCCCTTTCTCCCCACCGGATCGACTGCGGGCCAGCGGTGCATTCCGAAGGCTTGGGTTGACCCGGGCTGCTTGCGCCTGTCCCGGGAACCTGCTATGTTGGAATCCCCTGTCAACTCATCCTGCTCTCCCTCGAACAGGTGCTTGAGACCGAGTTCCGGTTTCGATCTCACTCAGAATACAAAGGACCCATGATCGGTTTCAGCCTGGTGGATTGGAGCATCATCCTTGCCTACCTGGGCGCCACCATGGCTGCCGGCCTGGCCGTGCGGCGTTACGTCGGCAGAGTGGAGGATTTCATCCTGGCCGGTCGCGGCATGGATGTCTACCTGGGAGTAGCCTCCCTGGCGGCAACCGAGTTCGGAATTATCACTGCCATGTACACGGCCGAGCTTGGATACAAGAACGG from Acidobacteriota bacterium encodes the following:
- a CDS encoding cobalamin B12-binding domain-containing protein → MSEKPIRVLVAKPGLDGHDRGAKIIARALRDAGMEVIYSGLRQSPEQIVNAALQEDVHCIGLSILSGAHNVILPRITGLLREKKLDDVLVVAGGIIPDQDIPKLKAGGISEIFLPGTSTQTIIKYIKENCGAASD
- a CDS encoding VWA domain-containing protein, producing the protein MKMDGHAGRFLFFMGVFLLGASVTADQIRAQSLPVNPTLKKKIRDDVDNLVVNVELVNVLFTVTDRKGRLITDLQRPNFKLYEDNKLQEITNFSRETDLPLTIAVLIDTSTSITDRFKFEQEAAIEFLFQTLRPRKDKALLITFDSAIELVQDFTDDPQLLARSIRRIRPGGGTKLLDSIFLTCQEKLKAEPGSTRKIIILISDGDDNLSIQNLASTLEMVHRSDVSIYAVSTNSSGFFSIKAPKSDKLLRRLARETGGRAFFPFKSEELSESFANIGTELRSQYSLAYRSSNTARDGSFRSIKIKTNRKRLKVKSRKGYYASRSSG